In one window of Miscanthus floridulus cultivar M001 chromosome 12, ASM1932011v1, whole genome shotgun sequence DNA:
- the LOC136496811 gene encoding probable metal-nicotianamine transporter YSL16 isoform X1 has product MNSQLRLHTAAAAAAVSELELLVPRGPGFGAMDQFQRDPAGAQEIEKTPPAERAAAPDMESEPAAARVAERVPPWREQITARGMVAALLIGFVYTVIVMKLSLTTGLTPTMNVSAALLAFLALRGWTRALERLGIASRPFTRQENTVVQTTVVACYTIGFGGGFGSFLLGLNKKTYELSGVNTPGNVPGSYKEPAIGWMTGFLLAVSFVGLLTLLPLRKVLVIDYKLTYPSGTATAVLINGFHTPQGDKNAKNQVRGFLKYFGISFLWSFFQWFYTAGDNCGFAQFPTFGLQAFKQTFFFDFSLTYVGAGMICSHLVNLSLLFGAILSWGVMWPLISKQKGNWYSANASQSSMSGIYGYKAFLCIALLVGDGLYNFVKVIAITVKNIRERSRRKNQNKVADADTMALDDMQRDEVFSRDSIPTWLSYTGYAALSLIAVIVIPIMFREVKWYYVILAYVLAPALGFCNAYGTGLTDMNMGYNYGKIALFVLAAWVGKDNGVVAGLVGCGLVKQLVLISADLMHDFKTGHLTLTSPRSMLVGQAVGTLMGCVLAPLTFMLFYRAFDVGDPDGYWKAPYALIYRNMAILGVEGFSALPTHCLELCAGFFAFAVLANLARDLLPRRLARCVPLPMAMAVPFLVGASFAIDMCVGSLVVFAWHKLDSKKAALLVPAVASGLICGDGIWTFPSSLLALAKIKPPICMKFTPGS; this is encoded by the exons ATGAACTCACAGCTCCGCCTCCAcactgcagccgccgccgccgccgtctcggAGCTCGAGCTGCTGGTCCCCCGGGGCCCAGGCTTCGGCGCCATGGACCAGTTCCAGCGCGACCCGGCGGGCGCGCAGGAGATCGAGAAGACGCCGCCGGCCGAGCGCGCGGCGGCGCCGGACATGGAGTCGGAGCCCGCGGCGGCGCGCGTGGCGGAGCGCGTCCCGCCATGGCGCGAGCAGATCACCGCGCGCGGGATGGTGGCGGCGCTGCTCATCGGCTTCGTCTACACGGTGATCGTCATGAAGCTCAGCCTCACCACGGGGCTCACCCCGACGATGAACGTCTCCGCCGCGCTGCTCGCCTTCCTGGCGCTTCGGGGCTGGACGCGCGCCCTCGAGCGCCTAGGCATTGCCTCCCGCCCCTTCACCCGCCAGGAGAACACCGTCGTCCAGACCACCGTCGTCGCCTGCTACACCATAGGGTTCGGCG GTGGGTTCGGCTCGTTCTTGCTGGGCCTGAACAAGAAGACGTACGAGCTCTCCGGGGTGAACACGCCGGGCAACGTGCCGGGGAGCTACAAGGAGCCTGCCATCGGCTGGATGACGGGATTCCTCCTCGCCGTCAGCTTCGTGGGGCTCCTCACCTTGCTTCCACTCAGAAAG GTGCTCGTCATTGACTACAAACTCACTTATCCAAGTGGGACTGCCACTGCGGTTCTCATAAACGGGTTCCACACACCACAAGGAGATAAAAATGCAAA AAACCAGGTCCGTGGATTCCTCAAGTACTTCGGGATCAGCTTCCTCTGGAGCTTCTTCCAGTGGTTCTACACTGCCGGCGACAACTGCGGATTCGCTCAGTTCCCTACTTTTGGGCTCCAAGCTTTTAAACAGAC GTTTTTCTTCGACTTCAGCCTGACGTATGTTGGCGCCGGGATGATCTGTTCGCACCTTGTCAACCTCTCGTTGCTCTTCGGCGCCATCCTTTCCTGGGGCGTAATGTGGCCACTCATCAGCAAGCAGAAGGGCAACTGGTATTCTGCAAATGCGTCTCAAAGTAGCATGTCAGGCATCTACGGGTACAAG GCCTTCCTCTGTATTGCTCTTCTCGTGGGAGACGgcctctacaactttgtcaaagTCATAGCTATCACTGTCAAGAACATACGCGAGAGATCACGTCGCAAGAACCAGAACAAAG TGGCGGACGCGGACACCATGGCGCTTGATGACATGCAGCGCGACGAGGTGTTCAGCAGGGACAGCATCCCGACCTGGCTGTCCTACACGGGGTACGCCGCGCTCAGCCTCATCGCGGTGATCGTGATCCCGATCATGTTCCGGGAGGTGAAGTGGTACTACGTGATCTTGGCGTACGTGCTGGCGCCGGCGCTGGGGTTCTGCAACGCGTACGGCACGGGGCTGACGGACATGAACATGGGGTACAACTACGGCAAGATCGCGCTGTTCGTGCTGGCGGCGTGGGTGGGGAAAGACAACGGCGTGGTCGCGGGGCTGGTGGGTTGCGGGCTGGTGAAGCAGCTGGTGCTCATCTCCGCCGACCTGATGCACGACTTCAAGACGGGCCACCTGACGCTGACGTCGCCGCGGTCGATGCTGGTCGGCCAGGCCGTCGGCACGCTGATGGGCTGCGTCCTGGCGCCGCTCACCTTCATGCTCTTCTACAGGGCGTTCGACGTGGGCGACCCGGACGGGTACTGGAAGGCCCCCTACGCGCTCATCTACCGCAACATGGCCATCCTCGGCGTGGAGGGCTTCTCGGCGCTGCCCACACACTGCCTAGAGCTGTGCGCGGGGTTCTTCGCGTTCGCGGTGCTGGCGAACCTGGCGCGGGACCTCCTGCCGCGCCGGCTCGCGCGCTGCGTGCCGCTGCCAATGGCCATGGCGGTGCCGTTCCTCGTGGGCGCCAGCTTCGCCATCGACATGTGCGTGGGGAGCCTCGTGGTGTTCGCGTGGCACAAGCTCGACAGTAAGAAGGCCGCGCTGCTGGTGCCCGCCGTCGCCTCGGGGCTGATCTGCGGCGACGGGATCTGGACGTTCCCGTCGTCGCTGCTCGCGCTGGCTAAGATCAAGCCGCCCATCTGCATGAAGTTCACGCCAGGAAGCTAG
- the LOC136496811 gene encoding probable metal-nicotianamine transporter YSL16 isoform X2: protein MDQFQRDPAGAQEIEKTPPAERAAAPDMESEPAAARVAERVPPWREQITARGMVAALLIGFVYTVIVMKLSLTTGLTPTMNVSAALLAFLALRGWTRALERLGIASRPFTRQENTVVQTTVVACYTIGFGGGFGSFLLGLNKKTYELSGVNTPGNVPGSYKEPAIGWMTGFLLAVSFVGLLTLLPLRKVLVIDYKLTYPSGTATAVLINGFHTPQGDKNAKNQVRGFLKYFGISFLWSFFQWFYTAGDNCGFAQFPTFGLQAFKQTFFFDFSLTYVGAGMICSHLVNLSLLFGAILSWGVMWPLISKQKGNWYSANASQSSMSGIYGYKAFLCIALLVGDGLYNFVKVIAITVKNIRERSRRKNQNKVADADTMALDDMQRDEVFSRDSIPTWLSYTGYAALSLIAVIVIPIMFREVKWYYVILAYVLAPALGFCNAYGTGLTDMNMGYNYGKIALFVLAAWVGKDNGVVAGLVGCGLVKQLVLISADLMHDFKTGHLTLTSPRSMLVGQAVGTLMGCVLAPLTFMLFYRAFDVGDPDGYWKAPYALIYRNMAILGVEGFSALPTHCLELCAGFFAFAVLANLARDLLPRRLARCVPLPMAMAVPFLVGASFAIDMCVGSLVVFAWHKLDSKKAALLVPAVASGLICGDGIWTFPSSLLALAKIKPPICMKFTPGS from the exons ATGGACCAGTTCCAGCGCGACCCGGCGGGCGCGCAGGAGATCGAGAAGACGCCGCCGGCCGAGCGCGCGGCGGCGCCGGACATGGAGTCGGAGCCCGCGGCGGCGCGCGTGGCGGAGCGCGTCCCGCCATGGCGCGAGCAGATCACCGCGCGCGGGATGGTGGCGGCGCTGCTCATCGGCTTCGTCTACACGGTGATCGTCATGAAGCTCAGCCTCACCACGGGGCTCACCCCGACGATGAACGTCTCCGCCGCGCTGCTCGCCTTCCTGGCGCTTCGGGGCTGGACGCGCGCCCTCGAGCGCCTAGGCATTGCCTCCCGCCCCTTCACCCGCCAGGAGAACACCGTCGTCCAGACCACCGTCGTCGCCTGCTACACCATAGGGTTCGGCG GTGGGTTCGGCTCGTTCTTGCTGGGCCTGAACAAGAAGACGTACGAGCTCTCCGGGGTGAACACGCCGGGCAACGTGCCGGGGAGCTACAAGGAGCCTGCCATCGGCTGGATGACGGGATTCCTCCTCGCCGTCAGCTTCGTGGGGCTCCTCACCTTGCTTCCACTCAGAAAG GTGCTCGTCATTGACTACAAACTCACTTATCCAAGTGGGACTGCCACTGCGGTTCTCATAAACGGGTTCCACACACCACAAGGAGATAAAAATGCAAA AAACCAGGTCCGTGGATTCCTCAAGTACTTCGGGATCAGCTTCCTCTGGAGCTTCTTCCAGTGGTTCTACACTGCCGGCGACAACTGCGGATTCGCTCAGTTCCCTACTTTTGGGCTCCAAGCTTTTAAACAGAC GTTTTTCTTCGACTTCAGCCTGACGTATGTTGGCGCCGGGATGATCTGTTCGCACCTTGTCAACCTCTCGTTGCTCTTCGGCGCCATCCTTTCCTGGGGCGTAATGTGGCCACTCATCAGCAAGCAGAAGGGCAACTGGTATTCTGCAAATGCGTCTCAAAGTAGCATGTCAGGCATCTACGGGTACAAG GCCTTCCTCTGTATTGCTCTTCTCGTGGGAGACGgcctctacaactttgtcaaagTCATAGCTATCACTGTCAAGAACATACGCGAGAGATCACGTCGCAAGAACCAGAACAAAG TGGCGGACGCGGACACCATGGCGCTTGATGACATGCAGCGCGACGAGGTGTTCAGCAGGGACAGCATCCCGACCTGGCTGTCCTACACGGGGTACGCCGCGCTCAGCCTCATCGCGGTGATCGTGATCCCGATCATGTTCCGGGAGGTGAAGTGGTACTACGTGATCTTGGCGTACGTGCTGGCGCCGGCGCTGGGGTTCTGCAACGCGTACGGCACGGGGCTGACGGACATGAACATGGGGTACAACTACGGCAAGATCGCGCTGTTCGTGCTGGCGGCGTGGGTGGGGAAAGACAACGGCGTGGTCGCGGGGCTGGTGGGTTGCGGGCTGGTGAAGCAGCTGGTGCTCATCTCCGCCGACCTGATGCACGACTTCAAGACGGGCCACCTGACGCTGACGTCGCCGCGGTCGATGCTGGTCGGCCAGGCCGTCGGCACGCTGATGGGCTGCGTCCTGGCGCCGCTCACCTTCATGCTCTTCTACAGGGCGTTCGACGTGGGCGACCCGGACGGGTACTGGAAGGCCCCCTACGCGCTCATCTACCGCAACATGGCCATCCTCGGCGTGGAGGGCTTCTCGGCGCTGCCCACACACTGCCTAGAGCTGTGCGCGGGGTTCTTCGCGTTCGCGGTGCTGGCGAACCTGGCGCGGGACCTCCTGCCGCGCCGGCTCGCGCGCTGCGTGCCGCTGCCAATGGCCATGGCGGTGCCGTTCCTCGTGGGCGCCAGCTTCGCCATCGACATGTGCGTGGGGAGCCTCGTGGTGTTCGCGTGGCACAAGCTCGACAGTAAGAAGGCCGCGCTGCTGGTGCCCGCCGTCGCCTCGGGGCTGATCTGCGGCGACGGGATCTGGACGTTCCCGTCGTCGCTGCTCGCGCTGGCTAAGATCAAGCCGCCCATCTGCATGAAGTTCACGCCAGGAAGCTAG